In the Anaerolineales bacterium genome, TCTTCCATCATCCTGTGGGGACCACCCGGTTCAGGCAAGACCACCCTGGCGATGGTCATCGCCAACCTGACCAAGTCACATTTTGATACGTTATCGGCAGTTCTGGCAGGCAAAGCTGAGCTTAAGGAAGTACTGGGAGCTGCCACAGAACGCCGTAAGCTTTACCAGAAAAGGACCATCCTGTTCGTAGATGAGGTGCACCGCTGGAATAAGGCTCAGCAGGATGCACTCCTTCCGCATGTGGAAAACGGCGCGGTGACGTTCATCGGGGCTACTACCGAAAATCCATACTTCGAAGTGATTGGCGCGTTGGTATCTCGCTCGCGCGTCTTCCAACTGCGCCCATTAGGGGATGCTGATGTCCACTTGCTGCTTGAGCGCGCCATCCAGGACGTGGAACGCGGCTATGGCAGTCGCAAGATCGAAGCGGACGATGACGCCCTCGAGCACATCATCCATGTGGCTGGGGGCGATGCCCGCAATGCCCTGAACGCCCTTGAGCTGGCAGTAGAGTCCACTCCACCCAATGAGCAGGGTGTCATCCATCTCACCCTTGGCGTTGCCCAGGATTCGATCCAGCGTCGCGCCGTCCTGTATGATAAGGATGGGGATGCCCACTATGACACGATATCAGCCTTCATCAAGTCGGTGCGCGGCTCCGATCCTGATGCCGCTCTGTATTGGCTGGCAAAGATGCTGTATGCCGGTGAAGATCCGCGTTTTATCTTGCGCAGGTTGATCATTCTTTCTGGCGAAGATATTGGCCTGGGAGATCCGTTGGGGCTGGTCGTCGCCAGCGCTGCAGCTCAGGCTTTCGACTATATCGGCATGCCTGAAGGCGTTTACCCCATTGTTGAAGCTACGCTTTACCTTGCTACTGCGCCTAAATCAAACACGGCCACCTCGTATTTCAAGGCCTTCCAATTGATCGAGCAGGAAGGTACCGGTGATGTGCCTCAGCACCTGCAGGACAGCAACCGTGATGCAGTAGCCTTGGGCCATGGCAAGGATTATCGGTACCCGCATGAATCCCCTGAGCATTTCCTCCCGCAGCAGTACCTGCCTAGATCTGTCTTAGGGACCTATTTCTATACACCCTCCAGCCAGGGGTATGAGGCAGAAGTGGCTGAACGGCTGCAACGCTGGCGCCTGGCCCAGCGCAAAGCTTTAGGCATCACCAAGACCGAAGAAATCCCCGACCTGACTCAGGATACCATCCTGGAGATCAAGCACAAGCACAAACCAACCTAAAGGCTGTTTATGACTATTTTCCTGCTCATCCGTCACGGCGAGACTGATTACAACAAGAAATGGCATCTGCCTGGACGCATCCCCGACGTGCACCTCAATAAAAGAGGCTGCCAGCAAGCCCAGGCTTTAGCTGACCATCTCTCAACGGCACCCATCAAGGCAATTTATTCCAGCCCGCTCGACCGCACCCTCGAAACTGCCGGACCGCTGGCAAAACTACTCAATCTTGAGGTAATCCCAATGGTGGGGTTGCTGGAGACAGATTGTGGGGAGTGGCAGGGCTTATCGGTGAAAAAGCTACGCAGGCTGAAGGTCTGGCAGGAAGTTCAACATCACCCCTCATTGTTTACTTTTCCAGGTGGTGAATCAGTGCGCGAGTGCCAGCAACGCATGGTGCAGGCCATAGAATCCCTGCGGTTGATCCATTCGCCCGATGATGTGGTGGCGTGTTTCAGCCATGCCGACCCCCTCAAGCAGGTCATCGCCTATTATCTCGGCTTAGGATTGGATAACTTCCAACGCCTGAGCATCACACCTGGCTCTGTCTCTGCTTTGAGCATCACTGGCAACAGCAGCCAGCTGATGTCATTGAACTATAATCCATCATTCTCTTGGGAAGCCTTACAGCCATCCAATCTAAATAAATCAGCCGCTAACGCCAGGTCTAAATGATCGCAGCTTCAAATGGCGGGGAAATAATTGGTATACTACACTTATGACTTCTATTGATATCGATCTCCACCCGGTTGACCATATCTCCATTGACGCCCTCGGCCAGCCAGGGAAACGCGTCTTCTACATCCAGGGTTGGCAGGGTGAGCGCACGGTCACCCTAATCATTGAAAAATTGCAGCTGCAGACACTGGCAGTGGGAATTGAGCAGTTTCTTGCAGAAGTCCAGGACAAAGCCTCCAGTTTACGAGAGGCTTCGGCGGAGTATGACGAGGAGCAGATGCACATCCACCCCCCGGTTGACCCCTTATTCCGGGTGGGTGAGTTTGGCCTGGGTTATGACGCCGAGAATGACTTGATGGTGTTGGTGGCGCATGAATTGCTGCCGGAAGGAACACCTCCAGAAGAAGTTGGTGTGGTGCGATTTTGGTGCACGCGCGACCAGCTGCGCGCCCTGGCGCGTTGGGGCATTGAAGTAGCCTCACGCGGCAGGCCGATCTGTCCACAGTGCGGCGAGCCAATGAACCCCGAAGGACATTTCTGCCCCAAGAAAAACGGCCATAAGCATTAATCAACGACAAACACCCTAATCTTTTGCCGATTGCGTCCGCATCAGCCTGGTATATAAATGCCAGAGATAGCTACTCCACAAATCCTAAACCTGCTACAGATTGGCGAGATCATCATCAAAGGTGAATTCGTCTGGGGCTCAAATTATACATTTCTGGCAGAGGTCAACCAACAGGGTGATATGATCCAATGTGTATACAAACCCAGCCGTGGGGAACGCCCGCTGTGGGATTTTCCTCCCTCCAGCCTGGCACGGCGTGAAGCTGCAGCTTTCCTGGTGAGTGAGGCCTTAGGCTGGGAGTTAGTGCCACCCACAGTTTATCGCCGAAAGGCTCCTATTGGCCCAGGTTCACTGCAGCTGTATATTGAGCATGATCCCGAAATCAATTACTTTAACCTCAGCGGAGCTGACCGGCAACGCCTGCGCCCGGTAGTTCTATTCGACTTATTAATCAACAATGCTGACCGCAAAGGCAGCCACCTGCTTTTTGATGATCAGCATCACTTATGGCTGATTGACCATGGAATTTGCTTCCATGCCGAGAATAAACTACGCACGGTGATTTGGGATTTTGTCGGTGAACCCATCCCCGAAAAATTGCTGGATGACCTGCGTTGCTTTAGGCAGGTACTAATGCCTGGAACTGATTTGATCAAAAACCTGCAAACCCTCCTTTCCACACAGGAAATCAAAGCGCTGGCGAAGCGTACCGAGCAACTACTTTCAAGCCGTCAGTTCCCGAGACCCGATCCTGACGAACGTTCATTCCCCTGGCCGTTGGTATAACCCTATGACACATTACAACTTAGCATTGATCGGATTTGGCAACGTGGGGCAGGCATTCCTGAGCCTGCTGCAACAGAAAAAAGACCTGCTAATGGATGAGTATGGGCTCAGCTTCACGGTGACTGCCATCGCTACCGGGCGCCATGGTATGGCAATCAACCGGCAGGGGATGGACCCTGATCGCGCTATCCAGCTCATCTCTCAAGGAAGCTCCATTAACTCACTATCAAACCAGACTGCACCGATAGATACATTAGAACTGATCAGAAGTTGTAGGGCAGATGTGTTATTCGAGAACACGCCGGTTAATTACGAAACAGGGCAACCTGCTCTTACTTACTTGGGTGCTGCATTGGAAAATGGCATGCACGCTATCACCGCCAACAAAGGCCCGGTTGTGCACGGCTACGAGGAGTTGACCCATCTGGCTAAGCAACATGACCGTAAGTTCTATTTTGAATCTGCTGTGATGGATGGAGCTCCCATTTTTTCCCTGTTTCGCGGCAGCCTGCCCGCCCTCGACCTGAAAGCCTTTTTAGGTATCCTGAATTCCACCACCAACCTGGTGCTCACCCGCATGGAAGCCGGTGACAGCTTCGCTGGATCCGTGGCCTATGCGCAATCCATCGGGCTGGCTGAGAGCGATCCTACCGGCGATATTGACGGATGGGATGCAGCCGTAAAAGTTTCAGCCTTGGTCACGGTATTGATGGGTATCCCGCTCAAGCTGGCTCAGATTGACCGTACGGGTATTCGTGGGCTTACCGCGAATGATATCCAACAGGCTCAAGCCCAGGGAAAGCGCTGGAAGCTGGTTTGTAATGCTCGGCGTGAAGGCGAGACGGTCATAGCCAGGGTTAAGCCCGAGCTGGTCGGACCTGATTCACCTTTATACGGCGTAACCGGTACCTCCAGCATTGTCACCTTCGAGACGGATGTCCTCCCACAGCTATCCATTGTGGAAGGCAACCCAGGGCCGGAAACTACCGCATACGGTTTGCTGGCAGATTTTATCAACGCCACGCGCTAGGTTTTCTAATCGATAACAATGGAGGGGAACAGCTATGTTTTACGGTATATACACGCCTAATTTTGGAGCAGAAACCACGCCACGTCTGCTGGCTGAGTTGGCTGCTGAAGCGGAAGAGGCGGGTTGGGATGGTTTCTTTCTGTGGGACCATATCGTCTACAGCCGCAAGCAGCTGCTGCCGCTATACGACCCATGGGTTACCCTGGCAGGCATTGCATGCCATACCGAGCATTTACGCTTTGGCACGACCGTCACTCCCCTAGCCCGCCGTCGCCCTTGGAAGCTGGCTCGCGAAACGGTCACCCTCGACCATCTTTCTGGCGGGCGGCTGATCCTTAGCGTGGGCATCGGTGACCCAGACGAAGATGATTACGGCACTTTTGGTGAGTCAACCGACCGCAAGGTGCGGGCCGCTATGCTGGATGAGGGCTTAGAGATCCTGGATGGCTTATGGAGTGGCAAGCCCTTTGCCTTTCAGGGAGAGCATTATCAGCTAAAAAAAGTCACCTTCTTGCCCACGCCTGTCCAAAAACCACGCATCCCAATCTGGGTGGGCGGGTTTTGGCCGCATAAACGGCCATTCCGTCGCGCAGCCCGCTGGGATGGAACATTCCCCCTAAATTCAGGTGGGCCGTATACGCCTCCACCAGATACCCTGCGTGAGATCCGTGCATATATCGATAAGCATCGTCAAAGCCAGGCACCTTTCGACATGGTCATTATGGGCACCACACCCGGCAATGATTTAAAGGCCGGCCAGAAGAAAATAGCTGGATATACCGGAACGGGCCTTACCTGGTGGCTTGAAAGCCTTTACCGCTGGCGCAACTCGATCGAAAGCATGCGCCAGCGTATCCGCCAGGGCCCACCCCGCATCGACTGACTCTCGTAGGCATCAATGGAGGAAGGCTTTACCATGATCACTGGGCATTTCAATGCTGGAATCGCGGCGTTAATCCGCTCTCCCAAGACCGGACAGTACTTGCTCCTGCGCCGAGCTGCAGATAAAGATTACGCTGCTGGGGTTTGGGAATGCGTCACCGGGCGAGTTGACCAGGGAGAAGGATTTGAAGATGCCTTGTACAGGGAAGTACAGGAAGAACTTGGGGTTACAATAAAAGCCGATTATATCCTCGGTACCACCCATTTCTACCGCGGTGTTCCCACACCAAAGAACGAGCTGGTGGGCGTGGTTTTCCTCTGTTCACTGGATGAATCCCAATCCATTTCAATCAGCAGGGAACATTCCGAATTCCGCTGGCTTTCTGCAAGCCAGGCCTTCGAGCTGCTTTCATCGTCTGACCCGACCACGCAATGGGCACGCCGGGTGATCGAGCGAGCTGAAAAAGTACGTGCTCTGTTGCTAGATGAGCTTCTGGCTTTTCAGCGGGAATCAGGGTTTGAGTTTGGTTAGGGGTGTGTAAAATATCAGGATAGCCTGTGCTTGAACAGGAAAGATTCGGCAGCCTGTTCTTCTGTCGCCTCAATATACATCCGCTTGATGGTTTCTTCGAGCAGGGTCGCCATCCGCAGACGCTCCTGATGGGCATCATTATGCGTATTGTAAAATACTGCCCGACTGACCCTGACCACCCCGGATTCTTGGATCATCACCGGGTAAAAAGGCAAGCAATCACCAGTCTGTTGGTAATACAGCTCACCCAGGCGTAAAAAGCCGCGTTTGAATCGAGTGATTCCGGTAAGTGGGTTGGGTTCCGCTTTGGGGTTCTCTGGCGCGACCAGTAAATACTTACCTTGTTTCAACAGAGATATGCTCGTTTGGAACATTGCTTCCTGCTCTGAGCGATCTTCCGGCACTGGGATGCACCCCACTGATAGAAGCAATGGCGTAGATAGCATACAAATGGTCTGGGAGATGGTTTCACTAAGCGGAGGCCCAATATGCAAGACTTTTTCCACAAAATCTTGGCGAACATTTTCCGGGCCTTTAACCTTATCAACTGTGGCTCCATCGACCCATGGGTATAAGCGCATCGGTAGCGCGATACATAAGCCTACCGGCCCAATCGCCCCCATGTGGTTGGAGACGATAACGCCTGCTCCATCCTTTAGATTCTCTTCCCCAATGAGCACACCATCCCACATAAAGGCTTGAAGGATGCTGAGAATGAGATGGTAAGCCGTGTCACTAAGCACTTAGTCACTCCTGCAGATCATTCTCGGATATCAGGAAAATCATAAAATAATGGCTTGGCTGATACCGATAACGATATCACATTAATGAAATATTTGAGATTCGAATCAAACGATTTCCTTAATCGCCTCGCTGAAGTATTTACCAGCAGGCTCCGGTCGACTTTAATCCGCCCAACTTTACGTAGCTTCAGGGTCAGCCAGTAATCCACACTGAGGTTGATATGCGAATCAATGCCTCCCATGTGTGCCAATGCCTCTCGCCTGACCGCCATATTATTGCCTGGCATTGCACTGTTCAAATACAGGATGAGCTGAAAAATATTGTTTACTATCGGCGGTACATCATAAAAGGACAGTTTTCCACCTACCCCAACGATATCTGCTGATATTGTAAAAGAGGATAGGATCTTCTCGGCCCAATTAGGTGGTACCCGGCAGTCGGCATCGGTAAAGGCGATAAATTCAGTGTCACTGACCTCCACTCCTTTACGGATGGCATGCACATAGCCTTTTCGTAACTCCTTTTCAATTCTCACTCCTTTTTGAGTGACAATTCGGTTAGTTAAATCACTAGAGTTATTATCGATAACAATGATCTCGTACAGGTTTTTATCCAGCGTTTGATTAATGAGGCTATCAAGGCAGCTTGCGATCAGCGCTTGTTCATTGTAAACTGGCACAATAATCGTCAATTTTTTGTCCACTTGTCCCTCCATTTTCTGACGAAAGCAACCATCGGTTACTTAATTTTTATTATAGTCTAGCTGCATCTGAGCAGCGTATAATTGTTATTAATGTTCGCTAAACAATCACTCATCATAAGGAAATCTGGTGTGGGGTAAATAACAAAAAGCTATGAACATACCAAATTTGGAACATGTACACCTCCCAACAAATGGGATTCGCCTGCACATCGTGCAGAGCGGCTCGCGTTATGGCCCGCTGGTGATCCTACTGCACGGCTTCCCAGAATTCTGGTACGGCTGGCGGCACCAGATTCAGCCCCTGGCTGATGCCGGGTTTCGAGTCTGGGTGCCAGATCAGCGTGGCTACAACCTCAGCGATAAACCCACTGGAGTTGCAGCTTACCGGTTGGATGAGCTCGCAGCAGATGTGGCAGGCCTGATCGATGCTGCTGGTACTGATCAGTGTTACCTCGTTGGGCATGATTGGGGCGCCGCTGTTGCCTGGTGGGTGTCATTGAAGTATCCAGAAAGGGTGAAGAAAGTCGCCATTCTGAACGTACCCCACCCAGCTGTGATGATGCAGACCCTCACCCATAGCCTGGATCAATTACGCCGTAGCTGGTATATGTTCTTTTTCCAGATTCCCTTTCTTCCGGAAGCGATCCTGCGGAACGACGATTGCCAAGCTATGGTCCAGATGCTGCATACCACAAGCAGCCCTGGTTCCTTCACCGAGCAGGATTTCGATAAATACTTGCAAGCCTGGTGGCGTAAAGGTACCCTCACCAGTATGCTGAACTGGTATCGGGCTGCTTTCCAGATGCCCCCCCGCTTAGCTGGTAACCAGCGGATTAAGCTGCCAACGCTCATCTTGTGGGGCGCACAAGACATAGCACTAAGCCGTCAGATGGCTAAACCCAGCCTGGAGCTATGTGACCAAGGCCGGCTTGTGTTCTTTGAGAACGCCAGCCATTGGGTCCAGCATGATGCCTCATCGTCGGTCAATCAATATTTGATCGACTTTTTCTCAGCCGCTTAGAAATGACCAGCGACGCCCCAGAGCCTGCCCTAACTTACCTCCAGCTGCGCGAAAAGGTGCTAAGCGTAAACCCGGCGGAGCTTGGTCTGGCACAATCACCAACCTCCTCACACGTCTGGGGTGTGCTGATGGAGACAGGTTATGCGGTGGGCTCAGCTACCCTGGTTTGTCTGGTAGACGGTACGACCAGCCTATATTTGAGCACTGGCGGTGGCTTGCTGGGGAAACCCGGCTCTGCCCCGCTGGTTGAGGCTTCCAAAGGGCTGGTCGCAGAAGCCGAAGCTTGTTTGCAGCTCACCTCCCCTGCGGAAGAGATCCCCCTTCCGGAAGCGGGTCAGGTCAGGTTCACCTTGCTCACCTATGCAGGCAAGCGGACGATTGTGGCTGCTGAAGATAGGTTATCAGCTGTTGATCAGCCACTAGGCCCACTGTATCAGGCAGGGCGCCATACATTGTTCCAGCTACACTCACTCACAGGGCAAAAGCATCCCCAGAGTTAACCATGGACGAATTTGACGTTGTAACCGGAGCTTTTGGTTTTTCCGGTAGATATATCACTCGCCGTTTGTTGCAAGTAGAACAAGGCCAATCCGCTGAGGATATCATCCGCGATGCTATCGGACCTGAGACCTATACTTACCGCGAGCTGGTGCACACGATCGGAACCATCATCGGCAAAAATCGTCCCATCATTTCTGTATCCCCCCAAGTGGGTTATTGGGCGGGTTGGCTGATTGGCAGGCTGATGGGCGATATGCTGATTACGCGCGATGAGATAGTTGGCTTGATGCAGGACTTGCTCTACACCACCTCTCCACCCATCGGCGAAACGCGGCTCACAGAATGGGCTCGGAACCACGCCTCCACCTTGGGGTTGCATTATCAGAACGAGATCCACAGGAGGCTACATCGAGAAGCATCATACACTGATTAATAGTCTCCCGAGGGACAATGAGCAGAGTTCCTAGGGATAGCTAATATTGCTGATATAAGGAATCTCCACTATTGAACACAGATACTGCATTTGAAATCGATATTCGTCCAATCGACATTAACGAACGCCCCATCCTGCGTAATTTGATGGAGCTGTACCAGTATGATTTCAGCGAGTTTGACAGTGCTGATCTCAGCCCGATGGGTATATATGACTACCCCTACCTGGACCATTACTGGACCGAGCCTGATCGTTCGCCTTTCCTGGTGCGGGTGAACAATATGCTGGCCGGTTTTGTGCTGGTGTCACGTTACAACTACTTCACTGGTGACAAGGACTCCTGGGTGTTGTCTGAATTCTTTATTATGCGAAAATACCGCCATAAAGGTGTGGGGGAGTTCGTCGCAGGTCAAATATTTGACAGATTTTCGGGTGACTGGCAGGTAAGCCAGATTCCCGAAAACGCTGAAGCGACTGCGTTCTGGCGTAAGGTCATCAGGCGTTATACGCATGGTAATTTCCGGGAATACAATCTGGATAATGAGCACTGGCGTGGTCCAATTCAAACATTCTCCTCACCGGCCACAAAACGTGATACTTTGCCAGGGGACTAAACAGGGTAAAATTCGGGATATTTTGTAATCAATCGACGAGGCATGCAATAGTCTTATGAGAAAACCTCTTATCGGGCTTACTACATCTCGCTTTCATAAACGTTCACAGCGGACTGTGATTGGCGTAAATGAACCTTACACCCGCGCCCTGGCGGGTGCAGGAGCCATTCCCATGCTGCTGCCGGTACATCTCACCAGTGATGACCTGGATGCATTATTACCGCAGCTGGATGGCATCCTTTTTACGGGTGGGTATGATGTTGACCCACGCCGGTATGGCAATGCGCCACACCCGAAGGTGGAAGGCATCGATATCGAACGGGACGAGATGGAGGTCCACCTAGTCCAAGCGTCGGTGGTAAAAAACAAGCCGATACTCGGCATCTGTCGCGGCTGCCAGGTGATCAATGTTGCCTTGGGCGGAACGCTATATGAAGACCTGTCCGACCAATTTCGGGGTGATGTTGCCCACGACCGTCATGACAAGCCTCGCGATTATCTCGCCCATGTGGTAGATGTAAAAGCGGAGAGCCTCTTAGTAAACATACTTGCAAGCTCGCACGCCCAGGTAAACAGCTTGCATCACCAGGGTGTGCACCGGCTGGCGCAGGAACTACAGGTAACTGCCACTGCCCCTGACGAGCTGGTGGAAGCGTTTGAAATTCCTGGCCATACTTTTTGCCTGGCTGTGCAATGGCACCCCGAAGAGCTCCAGGCACACGAGCCAATGCGCAGGATATTCGAGGCGTTCGCCGAAGCCTGTCGAGCGAACATCTCTGGACTGGAAGGGTAAAGGATGTGAGTGTAAAGCAGCGATTTCGAGCGGTGATTAAAGACGCCGGAGATGGTGGCGCGTATGTTAGCATTCCATTCGATGTGGAAGCCACCTATGGTAAGAAACGCGTAAAGATCATCGCCTCTATCGAAGGCGAGCTTTACAGGGGCACCCTGGTGCGTATGGGCACACCACAGCATGTCTTGATCATCCTGAAGGAGATTCGCCAGAAAATCGGCAAATCTTTTGGAGATATGGTGACGATCGAACTGGAAGAGGATACTGAACCGCGCGTTGTTGAAGTCCCGCCAGAGCTTCAGCAAGCTTTGCTTGACCACCCTCCGGCGCAGGAACAGTTCAACAAGCTTTCCTACACCCATCAGAAGGAGTATGTCCGCTGGGTTAGCGAAGCCAAGCGGGAAGATACCCGCCAGAAACGCATCGTTCAAACGGTAGAAACGCTCATTAAGGATAGCAGTGAACATTAGCCCCATCCATCCGATTGGTATCTTCGATTCAGGCATCGGGGGCCTGACAGTTTTGCAGGCGATCCACCAGCTGATGCCGGATGAACCCCTGCTCTACCTGGCCGACCAGGCACACGTCCCCTATGGGCCACGCCAGATGGATGAAGTGCGCCGCTTCTCCGAAGCCATCACCCGCTTCCTGATTGACCAGGGAGCCAGGCTGATCGTGGTGGCGTGCAACACAGCCTCGGCGGCAGCACTGAAGCACCTGCGGACGACCTTTCCGGAAATTCCTTTTGTGGGTATGGAACCCGCCGTAAAACCGGCTGCCGAGCATACCAAAAGCGGGATTGTGGGCGTTCTGGCTACCCCTGCAACCTTCCAGGGTGAGCTGTACGCTTCGGTAGTTGAGCGGTTCGGTCAAGGAGTGAGACTGCTTCAAAACACCTGCCCGGGATTGGTGGCACAGATCGAAACGGGTGCATTTGACTCCCCGGACACTCGAAAAATACTCGAGAAAGCCCTTCGGCCGATGCTGGCCCAGGGGATCGATACGATCGTGCTGGGTTGCACGCACTATCCATTCGTTATACCGGTTATCCAGGAGATCGTGGGGCTAGGGGTGCGGGTGATCGACCCGGCACCAGCGGTTGCACGACAGGTTCAGCGCCTGCTGGTGGCCAGTGACCTGATGGAGATGGGACGCGGGCTGCAGGAACAGATCACACCTTTCCCATTACACATGATGCGCTTCTGCACCACTGGAAAGTCATCTGACTTTGAGAAGCTGCTGAAGAACCTGCTGGGTGAAATCACCCTGTCGGAGAAGCTGATCTGGAACCAGGGGAGGTTGGTGGAGGGGTGAGGGGGGCAGGAGCGAGCCCAGCATAGCGATGGCCGTTTGGGATGGGGGAGAATTGAATTTAAAAAAACAAATCGAGACAATTATTGACGCAGAACGTGAACCTGTGCTATGAATGGTCTGGGAGTGATGCGATCACCGGCCGAGAGGAAGGAAAGGGTAAAATAACGAGAGGTTGATGGAAAGGAGTTGAAAGGGGGTGGTTGACCTGGATCAGGCATACAGAGTATTATAAATATCTCATAGGAGCAGAGATGATTAGCTTAGAATCTCTGAGCAAGTGATTACTCCGAGTAAACCGAAAAAGCAGGTTATTGGAATAAACCCAGAACAGATTGCCACGTCGGGCTCCATATGATGCAGCACACCAAGGATGCGGGGGTGAGTTGTGCCTGATCAATGTAATTACTCACCGATCTTTTTCTATATTCCGTCATTGCAAACTTCCCATATCAATACCGCTCGATTGCCATCCTGGTCATAATTGACTAATTATGGCTGAAGGAGATTGCTTCCGGGACTTCAGAGATGCTATTACCCAGAGATTCGCAGTGCGTCCCGTCGCAATGACAACATCCGGTGAGTAATTACTGGTCTATTACAGCACATATGTTCTACTTTACAAGGAGTTTAGGGGAACTAGTGAATATTTTAAGGTTGTGAGCTGTGTACCAAGAAAGAAAATTAGGAAATGATAAACCGCTCAAAAAAGACAGCATTAAAACAAGAGAAGCGATTAGCAATTCACTGAGATCATAGGTGGAGTTTACGTAAAACCTGTCCCGCCTTCTTCACGACAAAAAAGTTCAGAAACTAAACGATGACTTTCTATTCGTCGGCAGGCAGGAGGCCTATGGCTTCAGGTTTTGCATCAATCCCCTTAAAATTCTCAAAGGTCAGGTCACGAAAAGTCAGACCCAGCTGCGTCCGCATGCGCTCGAAAAGAACCGTGTAGCTATCCATAATACGCCTGTCCCAATTGAAGCCCAGCTGCTGAGCCAGCCCATGGATGCTTTCAGCATCCGGTCCTTCGATTTCAAGAAAATCACCATTGGGCAGCTCATCCAGCACGACTTCCAGGTCCCTGACCAGGTAGGTGGTGCGGTACTTTTCGTATATCGTGTAAACCTGGTAACCAAGCGCTTCCAAAAGTGCCCTGGCAGTATCAAAATCTGATACGGTGAACTCAAGCTCCTGGCGCAGGTGCGCACCACCTTGCGATACACCAGGTCCTTTGTAAGTCACCCTTGTGCGCGTGTCTCGCCGTAAGCGTAGCAGCTTGCCTTCTGATGATAATGACCCACCAGGGGTGTCAAAACGCAGATTGCTCTCCAGCACCCGCGGGGCGATCACCTTTCCTAAAGCAGATATTTTTTTCTCTATCTCGTTTCGCCGGGAGAGGTAAAACTTGATTTCCAGCTCATTACCTTCGATATTCATTTAGTCAAAATCCTTGGGTTCCGCTCATACCACA is a window encoding:
- a CDS encoding AAA family ATPase produces the protein SSIILWGPPGSGKTTLAMVIANLTKSHFDTLSAVLAGKAELKEVLGAATERRKLYQKRTILFVDEVHRWNKAQQDALLPHVENGAVTFIGATTENPYFEVIGALVSRSRVFQLRPLGDADVHLLLERAIQDVERGYGSRKIEADDDALEHIIHVAGGDARNALNALELAVESTPPNEQGVIHLTLGVAQDSIQRRAVLYDKDGDAHYDTISAFIKSVRGSDPDAALYWLAKMLYAGEDPRFILRRLIILSGEDIGLGDPLGLVVASAAAQAFDYIGMPEGVYPIVEATLYLATAPKSNTATSYFKAFQLIEQEGTGDVPQHLQDSNRDAVALGHGKDYRYPHESPEHFLPQQYLPRSVLGTYFYTPSSQGYEAEVAERLQRWRLAQRKALGITKTEEIPDLTQDTILEIKHKHKPT
- a CDS encoding phosphoglycerate mutase, coding for MTIFLLIRHGETDYNKKWHLPGRIPDVHLNKRGCQQAQALADHLSTAPIKAIYSSPLDRTLETAGPLAKLLNLEVIPMVGLLETDCGEWQGLSVKKLRRLKVWQEVQHHPSLFTFPGGESVRECQQRMVQAIESLRLIHSPDDVVACFSHADPLKQVIAYYLGLGLDNFQRLSITPGSVSALSITGNSSQLMSLNYNPSFSWEALQPSNLNKSAANARSK
- a CDS encoding DUF3090 domain-containing protein yields the protein MTSIDIDLHPVDHISIDALGQPGKRVFYIQGWQGERTVTLIIEKLQLQTLAVGIEQFLAEVQDKASSLREASAEYDEEQMHIHPPVDPLFRVGEFGLGYDAENDLMVLVAHELLPEGTPPEEVGVVRFWCTRDQLRALARWGIEVASRGRPICPQCGEPMNPEGHFCPKKNGHKH
- a CDS encoding homoserine dehydrogenase, which codes for MTHYNLALIGFGNVGQAFLSLLQQKKDLLMDEYGLSFTVTAIATGRHGMAINRQGMDPDRAIQLISQGSSINSLSNQTAPIDTLELIRSCRADVLFENTPVNYETGQPALTYLGAALENGMHAITANKGPVVHGYEELTHLAKQHDRKFYFESAVMDGAPIFSLFRGSLPALDLKAFLGILNSTTNLVLTRMEAGDSFAGSVAYAQSIGLAESDPTGDIDGWDAAVKVSALVTVLMGIPLKLAQIDRTGIRGLTANDIQQAQAQGKRWKLVCNARREGETVIARVKPELVGPDSPLYGVTGTSSIVTFETDVLPQLSIVEGNPGPETTAYGLLADFINATR
- a CDS encoding LLM class flavin-dependent oxidoreductase; the protein is MFYGIYTPNFGAETTPRLLAELAAEAEEAGWDGFFLWDHIVYSRKQLLPLYDPWVTLAGIACHTEHLRFGTTVTPLARRRPWKLARETVTLDHLSGGRLILSVGIGDPDEDDYGTFGESTDRKVRAAMLDEGLEILDGLWSGKPFAFQGEHYQLKKVTFLPTPVQKPRIPIWVGGFWPHKRPFRRAARWDGTFPLNSGGPYTPPPDTLREIRAYIDKHRQSQAPFDMVIMGTTPGNDLKAGQKKIAGYTGTGLTWWLESLYRWRNSIESMRQRIRQGPPRID
- a CDS encoding alpha/beta hydrolase: MNIPNLEHVHLPTNGIRLHIVQSGSRYGPLVILLHGFPEFWYGWRHQIQPLADAGFRVWVPDQRGYNLSDKPTGVAAYRLDELAADVAGLIDAAGTDQCYLVGHDWGAAVAWWVSLKYPERVKKVAILNVPHPAVMMQTLTHSLDQLRRSWYMFFFQIPFLPEAILRNDDCQAMVQMLHTTSSPGSFTEQDFDKYLQAWWRKGTLTSMLNWYRAAFQMPPRLAGNQRIKLPTLILWGAQDIALSRQMAKPSLELCDQGRLVFFENASHWVQHDASSSVNQYLIDFFSAA
- a CDS encoding GNAT family N-acetyltransferase codes for the protein MELYQYDFSEFDSADLSPMGIYDYPYLDHYWTEPDRSPFLVRVNNMLAGFVLVSRYNYFTGDKDSWVLSEFFIMRKYRHKGVGEFVAGQIFDRFSGDWQVSQIPENAEATAFWRKVIRRYTHGNFREYNLDNEHWRGPIQTFSSPATKRDTLPGD
- the murI gene encoding glutamate racemase, whose product is MGIFDSGIGGLTVLQAIHQLMPDEPLLYLADQAHVPYGPRQMDEVRRFSEAITRFLIDQGARLIVVACNTASAAALKHLRTTFPEIPFVGMEPAVKPAAEHTKSGIVGVLATPATFQGELYASVVERFGQGVRLLQNTCPGLVAQIETGAFDSPDTRKILEKALRPMLAQGIDTIVLGCTHYPFVIPVIQEIVGLGVRVIDPAPAVARQVQRLLVASDLMEMGRGLQEQITPFPLHMMRFCTTGKSSDFEKLLKNLLGEITLSEKLIWNQGRLVEG
- the cyaB gene encoding class IV adenylate cyclase; the encoded protein is MNIEGNELEIKFYLSRRNEIEKKISALGKVIAPRVLESNLRFDTPGGSLSSEGKLLRLRRDTRTRVTYKGPGVSQGGAHLRQELEFTVSDFDTARALLEALGYQVYTIYEKYRTTYLVRDLEVVLDELPNGDFLEIEGPDAESIHGLAQQLGFNWDRRIMDSYTVLFERMRTQLGLTFRDLTFENFKGIDAKPEAIGLLPADE